Proteins from a single region of Xiphophorus maculatus strain JP 163 A chromosome 22, X_maculatus-5.0-male, whole genome shotgun sequence:
- the LOC102220095 gene encoding early growth response protein 2b-like — protein MSAKVLLEGVSVVDTAEGGLTVFKEEPVGEEDGGGELLFQGRRTPELQIHGDLAQYAATLRTFTGRFSVDSRGAGAPWAPGDPINVVSADITAVDPESGSAPDIYAPGGGGGGMAHGPPDISHMYAHPHPAPSYSCSGEMYQDQSASGYLAPPTCSGSYHPPQPDGPALLSIMPEYGGFYQQSCQRDIQSAFPDRKSLPYPLDPLRVPPPLTPLNTIRNFTLAAPPAAVEGPMSAAFPTHQNLPLRPILRPRKYPNRPSKTPVHQRPYPCPAESCDRRFSRSDELSRHLRIHTGHKPFQCRICMRNFSRSDHLTTHIRTHTGEKPFCCEQCGRKFARSDERRRHMKIHLRQKEKRSSAS, from the exons ATGAGCGCGAAGGTTCTGCTGGAGGGAGTTTCTGTGGTGGACACGGCGGAGGGGGGGCTGACTGTGTTTAAGGAAGAGCCGGTGGGAGAGGAGGATGGAGGCG gtgAGCTGCTGTTCCAGGGGAGGAGAACACCTGAGCTGCAGATCCACGGAGATCTGGCGCAGTACGCGGCCACTTTACGCACGTTCACCGGGCGGTTCTCCGTGGACTCCAGGGGGGCAGGAGCGCCGTGGGCACCGGGAGACCCCATCAACGTGGTCAGCGCTGACATCACCGCAGTCGACCCGGAGTCCGGGTCCGCGCCGGATATTTACgcacctggaggaggaggaggcggcatGGCGCACGGCCCGCCGGACATCAGCCACATGTACGCGCACCCCCACCCCGCCCCGTCCTACTCCTGCAGCGGGGAGATGTACCAGGACCAGTCCGCCTCGGGCTACCTGGCGCCGCCCACCTGCTCCGGGTCCTACCACCCCCCGCAGCCGGACGGCCCCGCGCTGCTCTCCATCATGCCAGAGTACGGCGGCTTCTACCAGCAGAGCTGCCAGCGGGACATCCAGTCGGCCTTCCCGGACCGGAAGTCCCTGCCGTACCCGCTGGACCCGCTCAGGGTGCCGCCGCCGCTCACGCCGCTCAACACCATCAGGAACTTTACGCTGGCCGCTCCACCCGCGGCAGTGGAGGGCCCGATGTCCGCGGCGTTCCCCACCCACCAGAACCTCCCGCTCAGGCCCATCCTCAGACCCCGGAAGTACCCGAACCGGCCGAGCAAGACGCCGGTCCACCAGCGGCCGTACCCGTGCCCCGCGGAGAGCTGCGACCGGCGCTTCTCCCGGTCCGACGAGCTGAGCCGACACCTGCGCATCCACACCGGCCACAAGCCCTTCCAGTGCCGCATCTGCATGCGCAACTTCAGCCGCAGCGACCACCTCACCACGCACATCCGCACGCACACCGGGGAGAAACCGTTCTGCTGCGAGCAGTGCGGGAGGAAGTTTGCGCGCAGCGACGAGCGGAGGAGGCACATGAAGATCCACCTGCGACAGAAGGAGAAAAGGTCCTCCGCCTCCTAA